The Coregonus clupeaformis isolate EN_2021a chromosome 8, ASM2061545v1, whole genome shotgun sequence genome has a segment encoding these proteins:
- the LOC123491528 gene encoding thioredoxin-interacting protein-like has protein sequence MVVMSKRVKTFEVIFSDPSKAFYCSGDKVAGRIVVEVVEVTKVSAMRVLGVGCAKVEYAKGKQKCRQENEYLRYEEVVQLDDQPADHDGSVILRPGNKYEYMFGFELPQQGQIVSSYKGKFGYVQYYVKAFMERPAQPALECQKHFEVEEPLDVNTPDLLAPTGGMKEKKVTCMFIPDGQVSLNAKIDRKGFCEGEDICISAKFENTCSRIVVPKAAIISKHTYQANGRTKVFRQKLSSVRGNHIISGMCDAWQGKTIRVPKIKPSMLGCNIIRVEYALMIYMHIPGSEKLILELPLVIGTAGLGSRTNSVSSTDGSVSNASASWVSLRMPSAPPSYCDITRDCRLDQPLTPLLNDYDGDDSPIFMHSPAFQFPPLPAYSEVDEELNGNAHMLQVC, from the exons ATGGTTGTTATGTCAAAGAGAGTGAAGACCTTCGAGGTTATTTTCAGCGATCCTAGCAAGGCTTTCTACTGCAGTGGAGACAAAGTAGCCGGGAGGATTGTGGTGGAAGTAGTGGAGGTGACGAAAGTCTCGGCTATGAGAGTGCTCGGAGTTGGATGCGCAAAAGTGGAATATGCCAAAGGAAAGCAGAAATGTCGACAGGAGAATGAGTACTTGAGATACGAAGAGGTTGTTCAACTTGATGACCAGCCAGCTG ATCATGATGGATCTGTTATCCTTAGACCTGGCAACAAGTACGAGTACATGTTTGGATTTGAGCTCCCCCAGCAAGG GCAGATTGTGTCTTCCTACAAGGGCAAGTTTGGCTATGTCCAATACTATGTCAAGGCCTTTATGGAGAGGCCTGCTCAGCCTGCCCTGGAGTGCCAGAAGCACTTTGAGGTGGAGGAGCCCCTGGATGTGAACACACCAGATCTGCTG GCTCCTACAGGTGGCATGAAGGAGAAGAAGGTCACCTGCATGTTCATTCCCGATGGCCAGGTGTCCCTGAACGCCAAGATTGACCGCAAGGGGTTCTGTGAGGGTGAAGACATCTGCATCAGTGCCAAGTTTGAGAACACCTGCTCACGCATTGTGGTGCCAAAGGCAGCCATCATCTCCAAGCACACCTACCAGGCCAATGGTAGGACCAAGGTCTTCCGACAGAAGCTCTCCTCTGTGCGTGGCAACCACATCATCTCCGGCATGTGTGATGCCTGGCAGGGCAAGACCATCCGGGTGCCCAAGATCAAGCCCTCCATGCTGGGCTGCAACATAATCCGTGTAGAGTACGCCCTCATG ATCTACATGCACATCCCAGGCAGCGAAAAGTTGATCCTGGAGCTGCCGCTGGTCATCGGCACAGCCGGGCTTGGAAGCCGCACCAACAGCGTGAGCAGCACAGACGGCTCTGTCAGCAACGCCTCAGCCAGCTGGGTGTCCCTGCGCATGCCTTCTGCTCCCCCCAGCTACTGCGACATCACCCGTGACTGCCGCCTGGACCAGCCCCTCACGCCTCTGCTGAATGACTACGATGGCGATGACAGCCCCATCTTCATGCACTCCCCAGCGTTCCAGTTCCCACCCCTGCCTGCCTACTCTGAG GTTGATGAGGAGTTAAATGGCAACGCTCATATGCTGCAGGTCTGCTGA